One genomic window of Penaeus chinensis breed Huanghai No. 1 chromosome 35, ASM1920278v2, whole genome shotgun sequence includes the following:
- the LOC125044418 gene encoding RNA-binding protein Pasilla-like isoform X4, protein MRTRRRLRQNMASSELTMEECVPSPGTPDSRKRPLDIDSDDAISKRSHYIPADMQSDGTYHLKILVPSVAAGAIIGKGGETIAQLQKDTNARVKMSKANDFYPGTTERVCLITGNVDAILTVLSFIMEKIKEKPDPNAKPAIDFDNKQTAEREKQISRSARSPQVKILVPNSTAGMIIGKGGTYIKQIKEESGAYVQISQKAKDQSLAERCITVISNDVDNSKNACLMILAKIVEDPQSGTCLNVSYADITGPVANPNPTGSPFANSPGGQNTQNGTMGALSNPLSAVSGLGNLLGGGVNLTLNLSSAYPNGGAGNPVVTGQLLEHVRSLLRSSGFADQSNAEVCQAISTLINYGIIGLGLGLGNPSGHQGGQGGQGQQGQGNMGNMNINMNNSNNPNDSYHGSSMSNGNNGPFGPIGTTVASGLNLGQGLGGPTSPQRQVDRFNSEPPFDPFRRQSTEMGASLPLNSNSFGLGTPLRKSPSPGELPPGAPEGSKKVEMEVGEHIVGAILGPGGKSLVEIQHMSGTTIQISKKDNG, encoded by the exons ATGCGCACTCGCCGCCGCCTCCGTCAGAACATGGCTTCCTCGGAACTAACCATGGAGGAGTGCGTCCCGTCTCCCGGCACCCCAGACTCGAGGAAGAGGCCCTTAGACATCGACTCCGACGATGCCATATCCAAGAGATCACACTATATACCTG CAGACATGCAGAGCGATGGAACATACCACCTCAAGATCCTTGTCCCAAGCGTGGCTGCTGGTGCCATAATTGGCAAGGGAGGTGAAACTATTGCTCAACTCCAGAAGGATACAAATGCCCGAGTCAAGATGTCGAAGGCAAATGATTTTTACCCAG GTACAACAGAACGCGTTTGCCTGATCACAGGCAACGTGGACGCCATATTGACAGTCTTGTCATTCATTATGGAGAAGATCAAGGAGAAGCCAGATCCCAATGCCAAGCCAGCCATTGACTTTGATAATAAACAGacagcagagagggagaaacag ATTTCAAGAAGTGCTCGCTCCCCACAGGTGAAGATTTTGGTCCCAAACAGCACAGCTGGGATGATCATTGGGAAGGGTGGCACTTACATCAAGCAGATCAAGGAAGAAAGTGGAGCATACGTTCAGATCTCTCAGAAGGCCAAAGATCAGTCTCTGGCTGAACGGTGCATCACAGTCATCT CCAATGATGTTGACAACAGCAAGAATGCATGCCTGATGATCCTGGCCAAAATTGTGGAGGACCCACAGAGTGGAACATGTCTCAATGTGAGCTATGCAGACATCACAGGCCCCGTCGCAAATCCCAACCCCACTGGATCTCCATTTGCCAACTCTCCAGGTGGACAAAACACGCAGAATGGTACCATGGGAGCACTGTCCAATCCACTTTCTGCAG TGAGTGGATTGGGTAATTTGCTTGGAGGTGGAGTAAATCTGACCTTAAATCTAAGCTCAGCCTATCCCAATGGAGGTGCTGGGAACCCTGTGGTTACCGGACAACTGTTAGAGCATGTACGCTCTCTCCTGCGCTCGTCTGGCTTTGCTGACCAGTCCAATGCTGAAGTGTGTCAGGCCATTAGCACTCTGATCAACTATGGTATCATAGGCCTGGGGCTTGGTCTCGGGAATCCCTCTGGTCACCAGGGCGGGCAAGGTGGGCAAGGACAGCAGGGGCAAGGAAATATGGGgaacatgaatataaacatgaacaACTCAAATAACCCAAATGACTCTTATCATGGCTCATCAATGAGTAATGGGAACAATGGCCCTTTTGGGCCCATAGGCACAACAGTTGCATCAGGCCTTAACCTTGGACAGGGTTTAGGGGGACCAACATCTCCTCAGCGACAGGTGGACCGATTCAACTCAGAACCCCCATTTGATCCCTTTCGTCGACAGTCGACAGAGATGGGGGCGAGCCTTCCGCTGAACAGTAACTCTTTCGGGCTGGGGACCCCTTTAAGGAAGAGCCCCTCTCCAGGAGAGCTTCCTCCAGGAGCACCAGAAGGTAGCAAGAAAGTTGAGATGGAGGTTGGTGAGCACATTGTTGGCGCTATCTTGGGCCCCGGGGGAAAGTCCCTGGTAGAAATACAGCACATGTCCGGCACCACAATACAAATCTCCAAGAAGG ATAATGGGTGA
- the LOC125044418 gene encoding RNA-binding protein Pasilla-like isoform X1: MRTRRRLRQNMASSELTMEECVPSPGTPDSRKRPLDIDSDDAISKRSHYIPADMQSDGTYHLKILVPSVAAGAIIGKGGETIAQLQKDTNARVKMSKANDFYPGTTERVCLITGNVDAILTVLSFIMEKIKEKPDPNAKPAIDFDNKQTAEREKQISRSARSPQVKILVPNSTAGMIIGKGGTYIKQIKEESGAYVQISQKAKDQSLAERCITVISNDVDNSKNACLMILAKIVEDPQSGTCLNVSYADITGPVANPNPTGSPFANSPGGQNTQNGTMGALSNPLSAVSGLGNLLGGGVNLTLNLSSAYPNGGAGNPVVTGQLLEHVRSLLRSSGFADQSNAEVCQAISTLINYGIIGLGLGLGNPSGHQGGQGGQGQQGQGNMGNMNINMNNSNNPNDSYHGSSMSNGNNGPFGPIGTTVASGLNLGQGLGGPTSPQRQVDRFNSEPPFDPFRRQSTEMGASLPLNSNSFGLGTPLRKSPSPGELPPGAPEGSKKVEMEVGEHIVGAILGPGGKSLVEIQHMSGTTIQISKKGNYAPGTRNRIVTITGLPSGITTAQFLIEQRISDEEGKRARQNAIIGVMP, encoded by the exons ATGCGCACTCGCCGCCGCCTCCGTCAGAACATGGCTTCCTCGGAACTAACCATGGAGGAGTGCGTCCCGTCTCCCGGCACCCCAGACTCGAGGAAGAGGCCCTTAGACATCGACTCCGACGATGCCATATCCAAGAGATCACACTATATACCTG CAGACATGCAGAGCGATGGAACATACCACCTCAAGATCCTTGTCCCAAGCGTGGCTGCTGGTGCCATAATTGGCAAGGGAGGTGAAACTATTGCTCAACTCCAGAAGGATACAAATGCCCGAGTCAAGATGTCGAAGGCAAATGATTTTTACCCAG GTACAACAGAACGCGTTTGCCTGATCACAGGCAACGTGGACGCCATATTGACAGTCTTGTCATTCATTATGGAGAAGATCAAGGAGAAGCCAGATCCCAATGCCAAGCCAGCCATTGACTTTGATAATAAACAGacagcagagagggagaaacag ATTTCAAGAAGTGCTCGCTCCCCACAGGTGAAGATTTTGGTCCCAAACAGCACAGCTGGGATGATCATTGGGAAGGGTGGCACTTACATCAAGCAGATCAAGGAAGAAAGTGGAGCATACGTTCAGATCTCTCAGAAGGCCAAAGATCAGTCTCTGGCTGAACGGTGCATCACAGTCATCT CCAATGATGTTGACAACAGCAAGAATGCATGCCTGATGATCCTGGCCAAAATTGTGGAGGACCCACAGAGTGGAACATGTCTCAATGTGAGCTATGCAGACATCACAGGCCCCGTCGCAAATCCCAACCCCACTGGATCTCCATTTGCCAACTCTCCAGGTGGACAAAACACGCAGAATGGTACCATGGGAGCACTGTCCAATCCACTTTCTGCAG TGAGTGGATTGGGTAATTTGCTTGGAGGTGGAGTAAATCTGACCTTAAATCTAAGCTCAGCCTATCCCAATGGAGGTGCTGGGAACCCTGTGGTTACCGGACAACTGTTAGAGCATGTACGCTCTCTCCTGCGCTCGTCTGGCTTTGCTGACCAGTCCAATGCTGAAGTGTGTCAGGCCATTAGCACTCTGATCAACTATGGTATCATAGGCCTGGGGCTTGGTCTCGGGAATCCCTCTGGTCACCAGGGCGGGCAAGGTGGGCAAGGACAGCAGGGGCAAGGAAATATGGGgaacatgaatataaacatgaacaACTCAAATAACCCAAATGACTCTTATCATGGCTCATCAATGAGTAATGGGAACAATGGCCCTTTTGGGCCCATAGGCACAACAGTTGCATCAGGCCTTAACCTTGGACAGGGTTTAGGGGGACCAACATCTCCTCAGCGACAGGTGGACCGATTCAACTCAGAACCCCCATTTGATCCCTTTCGTCGACAGTCGACAGAGATGGGGGCGAGCCTTCCGCTGAACAGTAACTCTTTCGGGCTGGGGACCCCTTTAAGGAAGAGCCCCTCTCCAGGAGAGCTTCCTCCAGGAGCACCAGAAGGTAGCAAGAAAGTTGAGATGGAGGTTGGTGAGCACATTGTTGGCGCTATCTTGGGCCCCGGGGGAAAGTCCCTGGTAGAAATACAGCACATGTCCGGCACCACAATACAAATCTCCAAGAAGGGTAACTATGCACCTGGTACTCGTAACCGCATTGTCACCATCACGGGTCTACCTTCAGGCATCACAACGGCGCAGTTTCTCATTGAACAACGTATCTCTGATGAAGAGGGCAAGCGTGCCCGCCAGAATGCCATTATAGGGGTCATGCCTTAA
- the LOC125044418 gene encoding RNA-binding protein Pasilla-like isoform X3 — translation MRTRRRLRQNMASSELTMEECVPSPGTPDSRKRPLDIDSDDAISKRSHYIPADMQSDGTYHLKILVPSVAAGAIIGKGGETIAQLQKDTNARVKMSKANDFYPGTTERVCLITGNVDAILTVLSFIMEKIKEKPDPNAKPAIDFDNKQTAEREKQVKILVPNSTAGMIIGKGGTYIKQIKEESGAYVQISQKAKDQSLAERCITVISNDVDNSKNACLMILAKIVEDPQSGTCLNVSYADITGPVANPNPTGSPFANSPGGQNTQNGTMGALSNPLSAVSGLGNLLGGGVNLTLNLSSAYPNGGAGNPVVTGQLLEHVRSLLRSSGFADQSNAEVCQAISTLINYGIIGLGLGLGNPSGHQGGQGGQGQQGQGNMGNMNINMNNSNNPNDSYHGSSMSNGNNGPFGPIGTTVASGLNLGQGLGGPTSPQRQVDRFNSEPPFDPFRRQSTEMGASLPLNSNSFGLGTPLRKSPSPGELPPGAPEGSKKVEMEVGEHIVGAILGPGGKSLVEIQHMSGTTIQISKKGNYAPGTRNRIVTITGLPSGITTAQFLIEQRISDEEGKRARQNAIIGVMP, via the exons ATGCGCACTCGCCGCCGCCTCCGTCAGAACATGGCTTCCTCGGAACTAACCATGGAGGAGTGCGTCCCGTCTCCCGGCACCCCAGACTCGAGGAAGAGGCCCTTAGACATCGACTCCGACGATGCCATATCCAAGAGATCACACTATATACCTG CAGACATGCAGAGCGATGGAACATACCACCTCAAGATCCTTGTCCCAAGCGTGGCTGCTGGTGCCATAATTGGCAAGGGAGGTGAAACTATTGCTCAACTCCAGAAGGATACAAATGCCCGAGTCAAGATGTCGAAGGCAAATGATTTTTACCCAG GTACAACAGAACGCGTTTGCCTGATCACAGGCAACGTGGACGCCATATTGACAGTCTTGTCATTCATTATGGAGAAGATCAAGGAGAAGCCAGATCCCAATGCCAAGCCAGCCATTGACTTTGATAATAAACAGacagcagagagggagaaacag GTGAAGATTTTGGTCCCAAACAGCACAGCTGGGATGATCATTGGGAAGGGTGGCACTTACATCAAGCAGATCAAGGAAGAAAGTGGAGCATACGTTCAGATCTCTCAGAAGGCCAAAGATCAGTCTCTGGCTGAACGGTGCATCACAGTCATCT CCAATGATGTTGACAACAGCAAGAATGCATGCCTGATGATCCTGGCCAAAATTGTGGAGGACCCACAGAGTGGAACATGTCTCAATGTGAGCTATGCAGACATCACAGGCCCCGTCGCAAATCCCAACCCCACTGGATCTCCATTTGCCAACTCTCCAGGTGGACAAAACACGCAGAATGGTACCATGGGAGCACTGTCCAATCCACTTTCTGCAG TGAGTGGATTGGGTAATTTGCTTGGAGGTGGAGTAAATCTGACCTTAAATCTAAGCTCAGCCTATCCCAATGGAGGTGCTGGGAACCCTGTGGTTACCGGACAACTGTTAGAGCATGTACGCTCTCTCCTGCGCTCGTCTGGCTTTGCTGACCAGTCCAATGCTGAAGTGTGTCAGGCCATTAGCACTCTGATCAACTATGGTATCATAGGCCTGGGGCTTGGTCTCGGGAATCCCTCTGGTCACCAGGGCGGGCAAGGTGGGCAAGGACAGCAGGGGCAAGGAAATATGGGgaacatgaatataaacatgaacaACTCAAATAACCCAAATGACTCTTATCATGGCTCATCAATGAGTAATGGGAACAATGGCCCTTTTGGGCCCATAGGCACAACAGTTGCATCAGGCCTTAACCTTGGACAGGGTTTAGGGGGACCAACATCTCCTCAGCGACAGGTGGACCGATTCAACTCAGAACCCCCATTTGATCCCTTTCGTCGACAGTCGACAGAGATGGGGGCGAGCCTTCCGCTGAACAGTAACTCTTTCGGGCTGGGGACCCCTTTAAGGAAGAGCCCCTCTCCAGGAGAGCTTCCTCCAGGAGCACCAGAAGGTAGCAAGAAAGTTGAGATGGAGGTTGGTGAGCACATTGTTGGCGCTATCTTGGGCCCCGGGGGAAAGTCCCTGGTAGAAATACAGCACATGTCCGGCACCACAATACAAATCTCCAAGAAGGGTAACTATGCACCTGGTACTCGTAACCGCATTGTCACCATCACGGGTCTACCTTCAGGCATCACAACGGCGCAGTTTCTCATTGAACAACGTATCTCTGATGAAGAGGGCAAGCGTGCCCGCCAGAATGCCATTATAGGGGTCATGCCTTAA
- the LOC125044418 gene encoding RNA-binding protein Pasilla-like isoform X2 produces MRTRRRLRQNMASSELTMEECVPSPGTPDSRKRPLDIDSDDAISKRSHYIPDMQSDGTYHLKILVPSVAAGAIIGKGGETIAQLQKDTNARVKMSKANDFYPGTTERVCLITGNVDAILTVLSFIMEKIKEKPDPNAKPAIDFDNKQTAEREKQISRSARSPQVKILVPNSTAGMIIGKGGTYIKQIKEESGAYVQISQKAKDQSLAERCITVISNDVDNSKNACLMILAKIVEDPQSGTCLNVSYADITGPVANPNPTGSPFANSPGGQNTQNGTMGALSNPLSAVSGLGNLLGGGVNLTLNLSSAYPNGGAGNPVVTGQLLEHVRSLLRSSGFADQSNAEVCQAISTLINYGIIGLGLGLGNPSGHQGGQGGQGQQGQGNMGNMNINMNNSNNPNDSYHGSSMSNGNNGPFGPIGTTVASGLNLGQGLGGPTSPQRQVDRFNSEPPFDPFRRQSTEMGASLPLNSNSFGLGTPLRKSPSPGELPPGAPEGSKKVEMEVGEHIVGAILGPGGKSLVEIQHMSGTTIQISKKGNYAPGTRNRIVTITGLPSGITTAQFLIEQRISDEEGKRARQNAIIGVMP; encoded by the exons ATGCGCACTCGCCGCCGCCTCCGTCAGAACATGGCTTCCTCGGAACTAACCATGGAGGAGTGCGTCCCGTCTCCCGGCACCCCAGACTCGAGGAAGAGGCCCTTAGACATCGACTCCGACGATGCCATATCCAAGAGATCACACTATATACCTG ACATGCAGAGCGATGGAACATACCACCTCAAGATCCTTGTCCCAAGCGTGGCTGCTGGTGCCATAATTGGCAAGGGAGGTGAAACTATTGCTCAACTCCAGAAGGATACAAATGCCCGAGTCAAGATGTCGAAGGCAAATGATTTTTACCCAG GTACAACAGAACGCGTTTGCCTGATCACAGGCAACGTGGACGCCATATTGACAGTCTTGTCATTCATTATGGAGAAGATCAAGGAGAAGCCAGATCCCAATGCCAAGCCAGCCATTGACTTTGATAATAAACAGacagcagagagggagaaacag ATTTCAAGAAGTGCTCGCTCCCCACAGGTGAAGATTTTGGTCCCAAACAGCACAGCTGGGATGATCATTGGGAAGGGTGGCACTTACATCAAGCAGATCAAGGAAGAAAGTGGAGCATACGTTCAGATCTCTCAGAAGGCCAAAGATCAGTCTCTGGCTGAACGGTGCATCACAGTCATCT CCAATGATGTTGACAACAGCAAGAATGCATGCCTGATGATCCTGGCCAAAATTGTGGAGGACCCACAGAGTGGAACATGTCTCAATGTGAGCTATGCAGACATCACAGGCCCCGTCGCAAATCCCAACCCCACTGGATCTCCATTTGCCAACTCTCCAGGTGGACAAAACACGCAGAATGGTACCATGGGAGCACTGTCCAATCCACTTTCTGCAG TGAGTGGATTGGGTAATTTGCTTGGAGGTGGAGTAAATCTGACCTTAAATCTAAGCTCAGCCTATCCCAATGGAGGTGCTGGGAACCCTGTGGTTACCGGACAACTGTTAGAGCATGTACGCTCTCTCCTGCGCTCGTCTGGCTTTGCTGACCAGTCCAATGCTGAAGTGTGTCAGGCCATTAGCACTCTGATCAACTATGGTATCATAGGCCTGGGGCTTGGTCTCGGGAATCCCTCTGGTCACCAGGGCGGGCAAGGTGGGCAAGGACAGCAGGGGCAAGGAAATATGGGgaacatgaatataaacatgaacaACTCAAATAACCCAAATGACTCTTATCATGGCTCATCAATGAGTAATGGGAACAATGGCCCTTTTGGGCCCATAGGCACAACAGTTGCATCAGGCCTTAACCTTGGACAGGGTTTAGGGGGACCAACATCTCCTCAGCGACAGGTGGACCGATTCAACTCAGAACCCCCATTTGATCCCTTTCGTCGACAGTCGACAGAGATGGGGGCGAGCCTTCCGCTGAACAGTAACTCTTTCGGGCTGGGGACCCCTTTAAGGAAGAGCCCCTCTCCAGGAGAGCTTCCTCCAGGAGCACCAGAAGGTAGCAAGAAAGTTGAGATGGAGGTTGGTGAGCACATTGTTGGCGCTATCTTGGGCCCCGGGGGAAAGTCCCTGGTAGAAATACAGCACATGTCCGGCACCACAATACAAATCTCCAAGAAGGGTAACTATGCACCTGGTACTCGTAACCGCATTGTCACCATCACGGGTCTACCTTCAGGCATCACAACGGCGCAGTTTCTCATTGAACAACGTATCTCTGATGAAGAGGGCAAGCGTGCCCGCCAGAATGCCATTATAGGGGTCATGCCTTAA